In a single window of the Deltaproteobacteria bacterium genome:
- a CDS encoding class I SAM-dependent methyltransferase, whose product MSIDRELRTTFNDVAKIYDEIRPGYPEQLIEDVVSLSEIPSGGTILEIGCGTGKATLPFARRGYTMLCLELGANPVRLAAEHCRPYPGVQVRNIAFEEWPLKDKAFDLAICAEAFHWISPEIRLVKTAAALKNGGSIALFWNGHHGGKSKFFQAAEKVYREGVPQLLQMKSTPPEELERETVEEIKGSDLFGEVIVRRYPWRETYNEERYVKLLNTYSPIQRLTDEARWKVLADIRELIKQHGGLVESEYVSRFYVARVRR is encoded by the coding sequence GTGTCCATTGACAGAGAATTGAGGACAACCTTCAATGACGTGGCTAAGATATATGACGAGATTCGGCCCGGATACCCGGAACAACTGATTGAGGATGTTGTCTCGTTATCCGAAATCCCTTCAGGAGGAACTATTCTTGAAATCGGATGCGGGACGGGAAAGGCAACCTTGCCATTTGCCCGGCGCGGGTACACGATGCTCTGCCTGGAGCTGGGGGCAAATCCGGTCCGGCTCGCAGCCGAACATTGTAGGCCCTATCCCGGAGTTCAAGTTCGGAACATTGCGTTCGAGGAGTGGCCTCTTAAGGATAAGGCGTTTGACCTGGCCATTTGCGCAGAAGCGTTTCACTGGATATCTCCCGAAATCAGGCTAGTCAAAACCGCTGCCGCATTGAAGAATGGAGGATCAATAGCATTGTTCTGGAACGGCCATCATGGAGGGAAGTCGAAATTCTTTCAGGCGGCTGAGAAGGTGTATCGGGAGGGAGTGCCGCAGTTGTTGCAGATGAAAAGTACGCCGCCGGAGGAACTGGAAAGGGAAACGGTGGAGGAAATTAAGGGCTCGGATTTGTTTGGAGAAGTAATTGTGAGGCGCTATCCGTGGCGGGAGACGTACAATGAGGAGAGATACGTGAAGCTGCTCAATACCTATTCGCCGATACAGCGTCTGACGGATGAGGCGCGGTGGAAGGTACTGGCGGATATACGGGAGTTGATTAAACAGCACGGCGGGCTCGTGGAGAGCGAGTACGTCAGTCGATTCTACGTCGCGAGAGTAAGAAGGTAA